In one Bacillus sp. PK3_68 genomic region, the following are encoded:
- a CDS encoding xanthine dehydrogenase family protein molybdopterin-binding subunit gives MANVVGTPLKRKEDPRLLTGNGRFSDDIQLPGMLHAAILRSPHAHAKIKKINVEEALSSPQVVAVYTGKGLEGKIGPIPSSWLVPDCNLKEAPQYPLAIDYVRYVGDGVALIIADDRYALRDALDLIDVEYEVLPAAVRQKEAMQEGAPLVHSDIENNIALHWKAGEVPEEVIENAEVVVRESFYVQRVFPSPIETRAAIGQYDPGSEELTLWCTSQNPHIHRMVLSGVLGISEAKLRVIAPDMGGGFGGKIGVYPDEALIGYAARDLGRPIKWIEQRSEHFTASNAGRDEIIDVELAGKRDGTLMAIRVRNTANLGAYLSTMGPGVSTIDFGLMITGAYDIPHASCETFGVYTNTTPTDAYRGAGKPEATYQIERIIDLYAREIGMDPVELRRKNFVRKEAFPYTNAQGLIYDSGDYEKPLQKALEIVNYQQLRQEQEELRKQGKLIGIGFSTYVELCGFGPSKVAGAIGFQGGVWENSTVRVHPSGKVTVYSGTSPHGQGHATTFGQIVADKLGVPMEDIELIFSDTRAISMSWGTYGSRSTAVGGGAVAIAADRVVEKAKKIAAHELEAAVEDIAFENGVFQVKGVPGQQRTFQEVAKSANMAWNLPEGMEPSLEAQSFFDPENFVYPFGTHIVVVEVDKATGEIQLKRYICVDDVGRVINPLTAEGQVHGGIAQGVGQALWEGAIYSKEGQLLSGTLMDYTLPKARFFPHIESSFTETPSPVNPLGAKGVGETGTTASIPAVMNAVMDALKPYGVKDIDMPLTPEKVWRAIQKGEGN, from the coding sequence ATGGCTAATGTAGTTGGCACTCCTTTAAAGAGAAAAGAAGATCCGCGCTTGTTAACAGGAAATGGCCGTTTTTCCGATGATATTCAATTGCCGGGCATGCTGCATGCAGCGATTTTGCGAAGCCCACATGCTCATGCAAAAATAAAAAAAATCAATGTAGAGGAAGCGCTGAGTTCTCCTCAAGTGGTTGCTGTATATACAGGGAAAGGCTTGGAGGGGAAAATCGGGCCAATCCCTTCTTCCTGGCTAGTGCCTGATTGTAATTTGAAGGAAGCGCCGCAATATCCACTCGCTATTGATTATGTACGCTATGTTGGAGATGGAGTAGCCTTAATTATCGCTGATGACCGCTATGCTCTGCGGGATGCTCTTGACTTAATCGATGTGGAATATGAAGTGCTGCCAGCTGCCGTTCGTCAAAAAGAAGCCATGCAGGAAGGCGCGCCGCTCGTTCATAGTGACATTGAAAACAATATTGCTCTGCACTGGAAAGCTGGAGAAGTACCAGAAGAGGTGATTGAGAATGCAGAAGTTGTGGTACGCGAAAGCTTCTATGTTCAGCGTGTATTTCCAAGTCCAATCGAAACGAGAGCGGCCATTGGGCAATATGATCCGGGCAGTGAGGAGCTGACCTTATGGTGTACATCCCAGAACCCTCACATTCACCGTATGGTCTTATCAGGAGTGCTCGGCATTTCCGAAGCGAAGCTTAGAGTCATTGCCCCTGATATGGGAGGAGGCTTCGGTGGCAAAATTGGCGTCTATCCGGATGAAGCCTTAATTGGTTATGCCGCCCGCGATCTGGGCCGGCCGATTAAGTGGATTGAGCAGCGGAGCGAGCACTTTACGGCTTCCAACGCCGGCCGTGATGAAATCATTGATGTTGAGCTAGCAGGAAAACGTGATGGCACGCTGATGGCTATTCGTGTGAGAAACACAGCTAATTTAGGCGCGTATTTATCCACCATGGGTCCTGGAGTGTCAACGATTGACTTTGGTTTAATGATCACAGGTGCTTATGATATTCCCCATGCTTCCTGTGAAACGTTTGGTGTATACACGAACACAACTCCGACGGACGCATACAGAGGAGCGGGAAAACCAGAGGCAACGTATCAAATTGAGCGGATTATTGATTTGTATGCACGTGAAATCGGGATGGACCCTGTTGAACTGCGAAGAAAGAACTTTGTCCGTAAAGAGGCCTTCCCTTACACGAATGCTCAGGGACTCATCTATGATAGCGGAGATTATGAGAAACCACTCCAGAAAGCCCTCGAGATAGTGAACTATCAGCAGCTGCGCCAGGAACAGGAGGAGCTTCGCAAACAAGGCAAATTAATCGGCATTGGGTTCTCTACTTATGTAGAGTTATGCGGGTTTGGCCCGTCCAAAGTAGCCGGAGCCATCGGCTTCCAGGGCGGTGTGTGGGAAAATTCTACAGTGCGCGTGCATCCTTCGGGCAAGGTAACTGTTTATTCAGGCACTTCCCCGCATGGACAGGGACATGCCACGACTTTCGGCCAAATTGTGGCTGATAAGCTCGGAGTTCCGATGGAGGATATTGAGCTGATATTCAGTGATACGAGAGCCATTTCCATGAGCTGGGGCACATATGGTTCCCGTTCTACTGCCGTCGGAGGAGGAGCAGTGGCGATTGCCGCCGATCGCGTCGTTGAAAAAGCAAAGAAGATTGCTGCTCATGAACTGGAAGCAGCAGTGGAAGACATTGCTTTTGAAAACGGTGTTTTTCAAGTAAAAGGAGTGCCGGGGCAGCAGCGTACATTTCAGGAGGTTGCAAAGTCAGCCAATATGGCGTGGAACTTGCCAGAAGGCATGGAGCCGTCTCTTGAAGCACAATCGTTCTTTGACCCTGAGAACTTTGTCTATCCTTTCGGCACACATATTGTGGTCGTGGAAGTGGATAAGGCTACAGGAGAAATCCAATTGAAGCGCTATATTTGTGTAGATGACGTCGGGCGTGTGATTAATCCGCTCACAGCGGAAGGACAAGTCCATGGCGGCATTGCCCAAGGGGTCGGTCAGGCTCTCTGGGAAGGGGCTATTTACAGCAAAGAAGGGCAGCTCTTATCGGGCACATTGATGGATTACACATTGCCAAAAGCCCGTTTCTTCCCTCACATTGAATCTTCATTTACAGAAACACCGTCACCGGTGAATCCGCTCGGCGCCAAAGGAGTAGGGGAGACAGGAACGACTGCCTCTATTCCGGCAGTAATGAATGCGGTTATGGACGCGCTGAAGCCATATGGAGTGAAAGATATTGACATGCCGCTTACTCCGGAAAAAGTGTGGCGGGCGATTCAAAAAGGGGAGGGAAACTGA
- a CDS encoding (2Fe-2S)-binding protein, giving the protein MAIENRKVTVLVNGQEKSAEVEPRKLLVHYLRDDLGLTGTHIGCDTSQCGACTITVNGDAVKSCTMLAVQADGAEVTTVEGLGTVSNLHPMQQSFWEEHGLQCGYCTPGVMMAMIGLLKENPNPTEEEIREGMEGVICRCTGYQFIVSAVQKAAKIMAEAAAKNDQTVIASQLVGEGTHNG; this is encoded by the coding sequence ATGGCAATTGAAAATCGGAAAGTGACAGTTCTTGTTAACGGGCAGGAGAAAAGTGCGGAAGTAGAACCGCGCAAATTACTCGTTCATTATCTTCGTGATGATCTTGGCTTGACAGGCACACACATTGGCTGTGATACGAGCCAATGCGGGGCTTGCACGATTACGGTCAATGGCGATGCAGTAAAGTCATGTACGATGCTGGCTGTACAGGCAGACGGCGCGGAAGTGACAACGGTTGAGGGCTTGGGAACGGTCAGTAATCTGCATCCAATGCAGCAAAGCTTTTGGGAAGAGCACGGACTGCAATGCGGTTATTGTACACCAGGTGTCATGATGGCTATGATCGGCCTGCTGAAAGAAAATCCAAATCCAACAGAAGAAGAAATTCGTGAAGGAATGGAAGGTGTGATCTGCCGCTGCACTGGCTATCAGTTTATCGTAAGTGCTGTGCAAAAGGCCGCCAAGATCATGGCGGAAGCGGCTGCTAAAAATGATCAGACAGTCATTGCTAGTCAATTAGTAGGGGAGGGGACCCATAATGGCTAA
- a CDS encoding carbon monoxide dehydrogenase subunit G: MNIEHSYTFKGVSRELLWKTLQNKEALQRALPGCQSFKEVEDNVFDAELGMNIGPIKGMFTGVVRQVDIHEPESYRLLLDGKGKPGEIDADAQMKLEESTEGTTLTCQAEVKVTGILASMGQRVMGGVAKVILGQFFKDIEKETKEIAKL; this comes from the coding sequence TTGAATATTGAACATTCATATACTTTTAAAGGCGTTTCGAGAGAACTTCTATGGAAAACACTCCAAAATAAGGAGGCATTGCAAAGGGCGCTTCCAGGCTGTCAATCATTCAAGGAAGTGGAAGATAATGTGTTTGATGCCGAACTTGGCATGAACATTGGGCCAATTAAAGGAATGTTTACAGGGGTTGTTCGCCAGGTGGATATTCATGAGCCAGAATCTTACCGCCTGCTTCTTGATGGAAAAGGCAAGCCGGGGGAGATAGATGCCGATGCCCAAATGAAATTGGAGGAATCTACTGAGGGAACAACACTTACTTGTCAGGCAGAAGTGAAAGTGACCGGCATTCTTGCTTCTATGGGACAACGCGTGATGGGCGGAGTAGCAAAGGTGATATTGGGACAATTTTTCAAAGACATTGAAAAAGAAACAAAGGAAATAGCCAAGCTTTAA
- a CDS encoding 5-oxoprolinase subunit PxpA, whose translation MHKVDLNCDMGESFGLYELGNDEEMMQYITSANIACGFHGGDPHVMRKTVELAKKYDVGIGAHPAFPDLLGFGRRYMTCTPDEVKDYVTYQLGALREFCRASGVKVQHCKPHGALFMKAMEDKPLARAILEAIHEADQEMIIFAFNQSEVYEEALKMGVPVAKEAYSDREHTESGSIVLTRRGAEITDYEAMANRVVRMVKEERVVTYDGKDVSIQAETICIHGDTPGAPVLAKAIVTALKAGGVKIAPIKNIIR comes from the coding sequence ATGCATAAGGTCGACTTGAACTGTGATATGGGAGAGAGCTTCGGGCTATATGAGCTGGGAAATGATGAAGAAATGATGCAGTATATTACCTCCGCCAATATTGCTTGCGGTTTTCATGGCGGGGACCCTCACGTTATGCGAAAGACGGTAGAGCTTGCCAAAAAGTATGACGTAGGCATTGGAGCGCATCCTGCATTTCCGGACCTGTTGGGTTTTGGCCGCCGATACATGACTTGCACACCCGACGAGGTAAAAGATTACGTGACGTACCAATTAGGGGCCTTGCGGGAGTTTTGCCGGGCATCAGGTGTGAAAGTTCAGCATTGCAAACCACATGGTGCACTTTTCATGAAAGCCATGGAAGACAAACCCTTAGCCCGTGCCATTCTTGAAGCTATCCATGAAGCAGATCAAGAGATGATTATTTTTGCCTTCAATCAATCGGAAGTATATGAAGAAGCACTGAAGATGGGCGTACCGGTAGCCAAGGAAGCTTATTCAGATCGCGAGCATACGGAAAGCGGCTCTATCGTCCTTACAAGAAGAGGAGCGGAAATTACCGATTATGAAGCGATGGCGAACCGTGTTGTCCGGATGGTGAAAGAAGAGAGAGTCGTTACTTACGATGGTAAAGACGTGTCGATTCAGGCGGAAACCATTTGTATTCATGGAGATACACCGGGAGCCCCAGTCTTGGCAAAAGCCATTGTCACTGCTTTAAAAGCAGGCGGCGTAAAAATCGCTCCTATTAAAAACATCATCAGGTAA
- a CDS encoding acetyl-CoA carboxylase biotin carboxylase subunit, translated as MSYFNKVLIANRGEIARRVIRTCRQLGIQTVAVYSEADAQAPFVSEASEAVCIGPAQAKKSYLDIEKVIQAAKQTTADAIHPGYGFLSENPLFAKRCKEENIVFIGPEADVMETMGSKVEARAHMQKAGVPVVPGSSGKIESLEEALAIADNLGYPLMLKASAGGGGIGMQLAHNQEELEKAFHSTIQKAESFFNDGTVFLEKWIADPRHIEVQIAADRHGNVVHLYERECSVQRRNQKVVEESPSPFLDASLRNQLLEAAVRGVKEIGYTNVGTMEFIFDSDRNFYFLEMNTRLQVEHPVTEEITGIDLVEWQLRIAAGQELPLQQEQINKAGHAIECRLYAEDPKTFFPSPGTIEQLKLPDKDIRLDFSIVEGSIVSPFYDPMIGKLIVHGANRVEAIEKMRQALAQVEIHGLKTNLALLASIMENEQFESGDYTTQFLEKKEILS; from the coding sequence ATGTCATATTTTAATAAAGTACTTATCGCCAATAGAGGAGAAATTGCCAGGAGAGTCATTCGGACATGCCGCCAACTTGGCATCCAAACCGTTGCTGTCTATTCAGAAGCGGATGCTCAGGCACCATTTGTCAGTGAAGCGTCGGAAGCGGTTTGCATTGGACCGGCTCAGGCTAAGAAAAGCTATCTAGATATAGAGAAAGTCATCCAGGCGGCTAAACAAACAACAGCCGATGCGATCCATCCTGGTTATGGGTTTTTATCGGAAAATCCGCTATTTGCTAAACGTTGTAAAGAGGAGAATATCGTATTCATCGGCCCTGAAGCTGACGTAATGGAGACGATGGGATCGAAAGTGGAAGCAAGAGCACATATGCAAAAAGCAGGAGTTCCGGTTGTTCCTGGATCATCCGGAAAAATCGAATCTTTAGAAGAAGCCTTAGCCATTGCGGATAACTTGGGCTACCCACTCATGCTCAAGGCGAGCGCCGGCGGAGGCGGAATCGGCATGCAGCTTGCCCACAATCAAGAGGAGCTGGAGAAAGCCTTTCATTCGACCATACAAAAAGCTGAATCGTTCTTTAACGATGGAACGGTCTTTCTTGAAAAGTGGATTGCCGATCCGCGGCATATTGAGGTGCAAATAGCAGCCGACCGTCACGGGAATGTTGTCCATTTGTATGAGAGAGAATGTTCTGTTCAGCGCAGAAATCAAAAAGTAGTTGAAGAAAGCCCCTCCCCATTTTTGGATGCTTCCCTTAGAAATCAGTTGTTGGAGGCCGCTGTACGTGGAGTAAAGGAAATTGGCTATACAAATGTCGGCACGATGGAATTCATCTTTGACAGCGATAGGAACTTTTACTTCCTGGAAATGAACACACGGCTACAGGTAGAGCATCCGGTAACGGAAGAAATCACCGGCATTGATTTAGTTGAATGGCAGCTGAGAATAGCGGCCGGGCAGGAGCTTCCTCTTCAGCAGGAACAAATTAACAAAGCGGGCCATGCTATTGAGTGCCGGCTTTATGCGGAGGACCCGAAAACATTTTTTCCGTCTCCAGGGACAATTGAACAGCTGAAGCTGCCTGACAAAGACATAAGACTGGACTTTAGCATCGTAGAAGGAAGTATTGTTTCCCCATTTTATGATCCTATGATCGGCAAATTGATCGTTCACGGAGCAAACCGTGTAGAAGCAATTGAGAAGATGAGACAAGCATTGGCGCAAGTAGAAATCCACGGGTTAAAAACGAACCTTGCTCTCTTGGCTTCCATTATGGAAAATGAGCAATTTGAGAGTGGAGATTACACAACACAGTTTTTAGAGAAAAAAGAGATTTTGTCTTGA
- a CDS encoding acetyl-CoA carboxylase has protein sequence MPGTKSKVLSPIPGVFYRRPAPDKEAFVKEGAAVKTGDVLGLVEVMKNYYEIKAEADGVLESFLANEEDILDAGQEIAIIAVQ, from the coding sequence ATGCCTGGCACAAAAAGTAAAGTTCTCTCACCTATTCCTGGAGTGTTCTATCGCAGACCGGCACCCGACAAGGAAGCATTTGTCAAAGAAGGGGCTGCCGTGAAGACTGGAGATGTACTCGGTTTAGTAGAAGTTATGAAAAATTACTACGAGATCAAAGCGGAAGCCGACGGTGTACTCGAAAGCTTCCTTGCAAATGAGGAAGATATTTTAGATGCAGGACAAGAGATTGCTATCATCGCAGTCCAATAA
- a CDS encoding biotin-dependent carboxyltransferase family protein has protein sequence MIKVIQPGLQTTVQDYGRIGYYEVGMPPSGAMDKYSFTAANVLVGNNENAAALEITYMGPVLQFQQEAVIALTGGEIPPKVNGQPVPMWETLAVKAGDELSFDFVKQGARVYLAVAGGIDVPLVMDSRSTYTLCGIGGLEGRPLQAGDELKIGKDIDHQVKVGTRIQDELIPVFSKTNEIRVVVGLCSYRLTEESKERFFSLDWTVTTEANRVGYRFKGERLNFVEREQPFGAGSNPSNVVDLGYPIGSIQVPDGVEPIALLNDAVTGGGYATICTIISADLNKMAQIKTNEKVRFVAVDIEEALRARKEYTDKVAKIKQQLQLL, from the coding sequence ATGATTAAAGTGATTCAGCCCGGTTTACAAACAACTGTTCAGGATTACGGCAGAATTGGCTATTACGAGGTCGGCATGCCGCCGTCCGGTGCTATGGATAAATACTCGTTCACTGCAGCTAATGTACTTGTAGGCAACAATGAAAATGCAGCGGCTCTTGAAATCACGTATATGGGACCTGTTCTTCAATTTCAACAAGAGGCCGTTATTGCATTGACAGGCGGTGAAATTCCGCCAAAAGTGAATGGACAGCCTGTCCCCATGTGGGAAACGCTAGCTGTAAAGGCGGGAGATGAGCTTTCCTTTGACTTTGTTAAGCAGGGAGCCCGCGTTTATTTAGCGGTAGCAGGCGGCATTGATGTGCCGCTCGTCATGGATTCCCGTTCTACTTATACTCTATGCGGAATTGGCGGTTTGGAGGGACGTCCGCTTCAGGCCGGCGATGAATTGAAGATTGGCAAGGATATCGATCATCAAGTGAAGGTAGGGACGCGTATACAAGATGAACTAATCCCGGTCTTTTCAAAAACAAATGAAATCCGAGTAGTCGTCGGCTTATGCAGTTATCGCCTGACCGAGGAAAGCAAGGAACGGTTCTTCTCACTTGATTGGACAGTTACGACAGAAGCGAACCGAGTCGGTTACCGTTTTAAAGGGGAACGATTGAACTTTGTAGAGCGAGAGCAGCCGTTTGGAGCTGGCAGCAATCCTTCCAATGTGGTGGATCTCGGTTATCCGATCGGATCCATCCAAGTACCGGACGGAGTGGAGCCGATTGCTCTATTAAATGACGCGGTAACAGGCGGAGGCTACGCGACAATTTGTACCATTATCAGCGCCGATTTAAACAAAATGGCCCAAATCAAAACAAATGAAAAAGTGCGCTTTGTCGCTGTCGACATTGAGGAAGCCTTGCGGGCGAGAAAAGAATACACAGACAAAGTGGCAAAAATAAAACAGCAATTACAACTGTTATAG
- a CDS encoding carboxyltransferase domain-containing protein, whose protein sequence is MTRYEYGGDEFIFVELSESMSLEVNFQAMAITKQLKEEKLQGILDICPSNASYMIRFKPEEIHPNQLISKLKELEHSVSVDDFNISSRVVDVPILFDDPWTNEALVRFRDRHQDPSSTDLEYAARINGFHSKEELIKAITDYPYLVSMIGFVPGLPWCYQMVPREQQIEVPKYVRPRTYTPERAFGFGGAFAVIYPVQGAGGYQLFGIAAAPIYQKEQRLYDFKDSMTFPRQGDIFRYRSITMEEFQSIEKQVEDGTFRYLTREITFKPQQVLENPKAFSDEILGGLYA, encoded by the coding sequence TTGACCCGTTACGAGTATGGCGGTGATGAGTTTATTTTTGTGGAATTATCTGAATCTATGAGTCTAGAAGTAAACTTTCAGGCGATGGCTATTACAAAGCAACTGAAAGAAGAAAAATTACAAGGGATACTGGACATTTGTCCTTCTAATGCTTCGTATATGATCCGATTTAAACCGGAAGAGATTCATCCTAATCAATTGATTTCAAAATTGAAAGAACTTGAACACTCTGTGTCGGTCGATGATTTTAATATTTCTTCAAGAGTGGTAGATGTGCCCATTTTATTTGATGATCCTTGGACCAATGAAGCATTGGTGCGCTTTAGGGACCGTCATCAAGATCCATCTTCGACTGACCTAGAGTACGCAGCGCGGATTAATGGCTTTCATTCCAAAGAAGAGTTAATTAAAGCCATTACAGATTACCCTTATCTCGTATCAATGATCGGATTTGTGCCCGGCTTGCCATGGTGTTATCAAATGGTGCCGCGTGAGCAGCAGATTGAGGTGCCAAAATATGTTCGGCCGCGTACTTATACACCTGAGAGAGCCTTTGGATTTGGCGGCGCCTTTGCCGTTATTTATCCGGTGCAGGGGGCAGGTGGCTATCAATTGTTCGGCATTGCGGCAGCCCCGATCTACCAGAAGGAACAGCGGTTGTATGATTTCAAAGATTCCATGACGTTTCCGAGACAGGGAGACATTTTTAGGTATCGCAGCATCACAATGGAGGAATTCCAATCAATTGAAAAGCAAGTAGAGGACGGTACATTCCGCTACTTAACGAGAGAAATCACATTCAAGCCTCAACAAGTGCTGGAAAACCCAAAAGCATTTTCAGATGAGATTTTAGGGGGGTTGTACGCATGA
- the katA gene encoding catalase KatA — MTNNRLTTSWGAPVGDNQNSQTAGQRGPTLIQDVHLLEKLAHFNRERVPERVVHAKGAGAHGYFEVTNSEIANYTKADFLSEAGKRTPLFIRFSTVAGELGSADTVRDPRGFAVKFYTDEGNYDLVGNNTPVFFIRDAIKFPDFIHTQKRDPQTHLKNPTAVWDFWSLSPESLHQVTILMSDRGIPATLRHMHGFGSHTFKWVNDKGEAVWVKYHFKTDQGVKNLDVELAAKLAGENPDYHTEDLFNAIEQGDYPSWTLYVQIMPMEDANTYKWDPFDVTKVWSQKDYPLIEVGKMVLNRNPENYFAEVEQATFSPGTFVPGIEASPDKMLQGRLFAYADAHRYRVGVNHNALPINAPKCPVHNYQRDGQMRFDGNGGKSVYYEPNSFGGPKEAPEANVTPFEVTGQAGTHNYNHDDHYTQAGDLYRLMSEEERARLVANIVGAMRPVESEEIKLRQIRHFYKADPEYGTRVAEGLGLAVPQEA; from the coding sequence ATGACAAATAATCGACTAACAACAAGCTGGGGAGCCCCGGTAGGCGATAATCAAAATTCACAGACAGCCGGACAACGTGGACCGACATTAATACAAGATGTTCATTTACTTGAGAAATTGGCACATTTCAACCGTGAACGCGTACCGGAACGGGTCGTTCATGCAAAAGGAGCTGGTGCACACGGCTATTTTGAAGTGACAAACAGTGAGATTGCCAATTATACGAAAGCAGACTTTTTGTCTGAAGCTGGAAAGCGCACTCCATTGTTTATTCGATTCTCAACTGTAGCAGGCGAACTGGGTTCAGCAGATACAGTTCGTGATCCACGTGGGTTTGCTGTGAAGTTTTACACAGATGAAGGGAACTATGACTTGGTAGGAAATAACACGCCTGTTTTCTTTATTCGTGACGCTATTAAATTCCCGGATTTTATTCATACACAAAAACGTGATCCGCAAACACACTTAAAAAATCCAACAGCTGTGTGGGATTTCTGGTCATTATCTCCGGAGTCGCTTCATCAAGTAACGATTTTAATGTCGGATCGCGGTATTCCGGCAACCCTTCGCCATATGCATGGCTTCGGAAGTCATACATTTAAATGGGTGAATGATAAAGGGGAAGCCGTTTGGGTGAAATACCATTTTAAAACAGACCAAGGTGTTAAAAATTTAGATGTCGAGCTAGCTGCAAAATTAGCAGGAGAAAACCCTGATTATCATACAGAGGATTTGTTCAATGCGATTGAGCAAGGAGACTATCCTTCTTGGACGCTTTACGTACAGATTATGCCAATGGAAGATGCCAACACATACAAATGGGATCCGTTTGATGTGACAAAAGTTTGGTCGCAAAAAGACTATCCATTAATTGAAGTCGGAAAAATGGTACTGAATCGCAATCCAGAAAATTACTTTGCTGAAGTAGAGCAGGCCACTTTCTCCCCGGGCACATTTGTCCCTGGAATTGAAGCCTCTCCTGATAAAATGCTTCAAGGCCGCTTGTTTGCGTATGCGGATGCTCACCGTTACCGCGTAGGTGTTAACCATAATGCACTGCCGATTAATGCACCGAAATGTCCGGTTCACAATTATCAACGTGATGGCCAAATGCGTTTTGACGGCAACGGCGGCAAATCCGTCTATTATGAGCCAAATAGCTTTGGCGGTCCGAAAGAGGCGCCGGAAGCTAATGTTACGCCATTTGAGGTAACAGGCCAGGCAGGTACTCATAATTATAATCATGACGACCATTACACACAGGCAGGCGACCTCTACCGCTTGATGAGTGAAGAAGAGCGCGCACGCCTTGTAGCAAATATTGTCGGTGCCATGAGGCCAGTAGAAAGTGAAGAAATTAAACTTCGCCAGATCCGTCATTTCTATAAAGCTGATCCGGAATATGGTACACGTGTAGCAGAAGGGCTTGGTCTTGCTGTACCCCAGGAAGCATAA
- the adh gene encoding aldehyde dehydrogenase: protein MIYANPGQEGSKVTFKKRYENFINGEWQAPVGGQYFENISPVTGEVFCEVARSQAEDIELALDAAHAAKDAWGRTSVAERANILNKIADRLEENLEKLAVAETWDNGKAIRETLNADLPLAIDHFRYFAGAIRAQEGSLSQIDDDTVAYHFHEPLGVVGQIIPWNFPLLMGVWKLAPALAAGNCVVLKPAEQTPASILVFMELIQDLLPPGVINIVNGFGLEAGKPLASNKRIAKIAFTGETTTGRLIMQYASQNLIPVTLELGGKSPNIFFDDVMEKDDAFLNKAIEGFVLFALNQGEVCTCPSRALIHERIYDQFMERAIERVKQIKTGNPLDTDTMMGAQASSEQMEKILSYIDIGNQEGAECLVGGGKNTVAGFENGYYVKPTVFKGANNMRIFQEEIFGPVVSVTTFKDEKEALEIANDTLYGLGAGVWSRHVNRAYRFGRSIQAGRVWTNCYHQYPAHAAFGGYKMSGVGRENHLMMLSHYQQTKNLLVSYSEDALGFF from the coding sequence ATGATTTATGCAAATCCAGGCCAGGAAGGGTCAAAAGTAACCTTTAAGAAACGATATGAAAATTTTATTAATGGAGAATGGCAGGCGCCTGTAGGCGGCCAGTACTTTGAAAATATTTCACCTGTGACGGGGGAAGTATTTTGCGAGGTAGCTCGCTCGCAGGCAGAAGATATTGAACTTGCCTTAGATGCAGCTCATGCGGCTAAAGATGCTTGGGGACGGACATCCGTGGCCGAACGAGCGAATATTTTAAATAAAATTGCCGACCGCCTGGAAGAAAACCTTGAAAAGCTGGCGGTAGCCGAAACATGGGACAATGGAAAGGCCATAAGGGAAACGTTGAATGCCGATTTACCGCTGGCGATTGACCATTTCCGCTATTTTGCCGGTGCGATCCGTGCCCAGGAAGGATCGCTTAGCCAGATTGATGATGACACGGTTGCGTATCATTTCCATGAGCCGCTCGGTGTCGTCGGCCAAATTATCCCTTGGAACTTCCCGCTTCTTATGGGCGTGTGGAAGCTCGCTCCCGCCCTTGCGGCCGGCAACTGTGTCGTGCTAAAACCGGCAGAACAGACGCCAGCTTCTATTTTAGTCTTTATGGAACTGATCCAGGACCTGCTTCCTCCAGGAGTCATAAACATTGTGAATGGCTTTGGGCTCGAAGCCGGCAAGCCGCTCGCCTCTAATAAACGCATTGCCAAAATTGCTTTTACAGGCGAGACGACAACGGGCCGCCTGATTATGCAGTATGCTTCGCAAAATTTGATTCCTGTCACCCTGGAACTTGGAGGCAAATCACCGAACATTTTCTTTGACGACGTCATGGAAAAAGATGATGCTTTCCTGAATAAAGCGATCGAAGGCTTTGTGCTTTTTGCCTTAAACCAAGGGGAAGTTTGTACATGCCCTTCCCGTGCATTGATTCATGAACGTATTTACGATCAATTTATGGAGCGCGCGATTGAACGTGTCAAGCAAATCAAGACGGGCAATCCGCTTGATACCGATACGATGATGGGGGCCCAGGCTTCCAGTGAGCAAATGGAGAAAATCCTTTCTTATATTGATATCGGCAACCAGGAAGGAGCAGAATGCCTGGTGGGTGGCGGCAAAAACACGGTCGCAGGTTTTGAAAATGGGTATTATGTAAAACCAACGGTCTTTAAAGGCGCGAACAACATGAGAATTTTCCAGGAAGAAATTTTTGGACCGGTCGTTTCTGTGACCACCTTTAAAGATGAAAAAGAAGCACTGGAGATCGCCAATGATACGCTGTATGGGCTGGGCGCCGGTGTCTGGTCTCGCCACGTGAACCGGGCCTATCGCTTCGGCCGCAGCATTCAGGCAGGGCGTGTCTGGACAAACTGTTATCATCAGTATCCGGCCCATGCGGCATTCGGCGGCTACAAAATGTCGGGCGTTGGCCGTGAGAACCATTTGATGATGTTGTCTCATTACCAGCAAACGAAAAACCTGCTCGTCAGCTACAGCGAGGATGCCCTTGGATTCTTCTAA